The following proteins are encoded in a genomic region of Ornithodoros turicata isolate Travis chromosome 6, ASM3712646v1, whole genome shotgun sequence:
- the LOC135399150 gene encoding ribitol-5-phosphate xylosyltransferase 1-like isoform X1 produces the protein MSCKHAYKLKWITGVIVLIYISFTCYTSYLLLSRDHSKQADHRSTNKVENLRAEDEWNPWGEELHRSAALRSAAKYQRNTSVVDSSRTVEIWGKAAIGLYTWQHIFNGQLLPKAGGAWSYGYQRVGDIKFKFRTGPGIAPSTVPSDVTHVLLVLNGRTPEKIKAAKVWLNSLPSFSKLQKAAAIVLGDEDCSGNMWLLPYVASRGGLLSAVFLVYDTALVDGKEFFQWPLGVATYRGFPKASASTVDITSKRPYLCNFLGTVYKGSSREELVSVLRSDNIGKQCFVKHRNEWQPLETRESLEMYTLALEHSDLTLNPVGKNPECYRIYEAASYGSVPVVEDRLVSSQCATAEDGGPLRLLKKYGAPFVYVRNWTVELPRVLERERRLSVQEKVKRRRNLIAWYEGFKRSMKEELVKVIQWKFFDKAL, from the exons ATGTCTTGCAAACATGCTTACAAGTTGAAGTGGATTACAGGCGTGATAGTTCTGATATATATATCTTTTACGTGTTACACAAGTTACTTACTTCTTTCTCGGGACCACTCTAAACAAGCAGACCACAGAAGCACGAACAAAGTAGAGAATCTACGCG CTGAAGACGAGTGGAATCCATGGGGCGAAGAACTACACCGATCGGCCGCATTAAGAAGCGCGGCAAAGTACCAGAGGAACACGTCAGTTGTAGACAGTTCGCGTACTGTGGAAATATGGGGCAAAGCAGCGATAG GCCTTTATACCTGGCAGCACATATTCAACGGGCAGCTTTTGCCAAAAGCAGGAGGTGCGTGGAGTTATGGGTATCAAAGAGTTGGCGACATCAAGTTCAA GTTTCGAACGGGTCCAGGCATCGCCCCGTCCACAGTCCCTTCAGATGTGACACATGTGCTCTTAGTCCTCAACGGACGCACACCAGAGAAGATCAAGGCAGCTAAAGTCTGGCTGAATTCTCTTCCTTCTTTCTCAAAACTGCAAAAAGCAGCTGCAATTGTTCTGGGAGACGAAGACTGCAGTGGAAACATGTGGCTGCTGCCCTATGTCGCATCACGTGGTGGATTGCTCTCGGCGGTGTTTCTCGTTTATGATACTGCCTTAGTGGACGGGAAAGAGTTCTTCCAGTGGCCACTAGGTGTTGCCAC GTATCGCGGTTTCCCAAAGGCAAGTGCGAGCACCGTGGATATTACTTCCAAGCGGCCGTACTTGTGCAATTTCCTGGGTACTGTATACAAGGGATCATCGAGGGAGGAACTCGTGAGCGTACTTCGTTCAGACAACATTGGCAAGCAGTGTTTTGTCAAACACAGGAATGA GTGGCAGCCACTCGAAACGAGGGAATCCCTGGAAATGTACACGCTCGCCTTGGAACACAGCGACCTCACGTTAAACCCCGTGGGAAAAAACCCGGAGTGCTATCGCATCTACGAAGCTGCCTCCTACGGTTCTGTCCCGGTGGTTGAAGACAGACTCGTCTCGTCCCAGTGTGCAACGGCGGAGGATGGCGGACCGTTGAGGCTTCTCAAGAAGTACGGTGCTCCATTCGTGTACGTTCGGAATTGGACGGTGGAGCTGCCGCGTGTCCTAGAAAGGGAGAGGAGGCTATCCGTGCAAGAGAAAGTGAAACGCCGGAGGAACTTGATTGCCTGGTATGAAGGCTTCAAGCGAAGCATGAAAGAAGAACTAGTTAAAGTGATACAGTGGAAGTTTTTTGACAAAGCTTTGTGA
- the LOC135399150 gene encoding ribitol-5-phosphate xylosyltransferase 1-like isoform X2, translated as MLTGLCCVTIKYRLFVYSLYHRSTNKVENLRAEDEWNPWGEELHRSAALRSAAKYQRNTSVVDSSRTVEIWGKAAIGLYTWQHIFNGQLLPKAGGAWSYGYQRVGDIKFKFRTGPGIAPSTVPSDVTHVLLVLNGRTPEKIKAAKVWLNSLPSFSKLQKAAAIVLGDEDCSGNMWLLPYVASRGGLLSAVFLVYDTALVDGKEFFQWPLGVATYRGFPKASASTVDITSKRPYLCNFLGTVYKGSSREELVSVLRSDNIGKQCFVKHRNEWQPLETRESLEMYTLALEHSDLTLNPVGKNPECYRIYEAASYGSVPVVEDRLVSSQCATAEDGGPLRLLKKYGAPFVYVRNWTVELPRVLERERRLSVQEKVKRRRNLIAWYEGFKRSMKEELVKVIQWKFFDKAL; from the exons ATGTTGACTGGGCTGTGTTGTGTAACCATCAAGTATCGCTTGTTCGTGTACTCGTTAT ACCACAGAAGCACGAACAAAGTAGAGAATCTACGCG CTGAAGACGAGTGGAATCCATGGGGCGAAGAACTACACCGATCGGCCGCATTAAGAAGCGCGGCAAAGTACCAGAGGAACACGTCAGTTGTAGACAGTTCGCGTACTGTGGAAATATGGGGCAAAGCAGCGATAG GCCTTTATACCTGGCAGCACATATTCAACGGGCAGCTTTTGCCAAAAGCAGGAGGTGCGTGGAGTTATGGGTATCAAAGAGTTGGCGACATCAAGTTCAA GTTTCGAACGGGTCCAGGCATCGCCCCGTCCACAGTCCCTTCAGATGTGACACATGTGCTCTTAGTCCTCAACGGACGCACACCAGAGAAGATCAAGGCAGCTAAAGTCTGGCTGAATTCTCTTCCTTCTTTCTCAAAACTGCAAAAAGCAGCTGCAATTGTTCTGGGAGACGAAGACTGCAGTGGAAACATGTGGCTGCTGCCCTATGTCGCATCACGTGGTGGATTGCTCTCGGCGGTGTTTCTCGTTTATGATACTGCCTTAGTGGACGGGAAAGAGTTCTTCCAGTGGCCACTAGGTGTTGCCAC GTATCGCGGTTTCCCAAAGGCAAGTGCGAGCACCGTGGATATTACTTCCAAGCGGCCGTACTTGTGCAATTTCCTGGGTACTGTATACAAGGGATCATCGAGGGAGGAACTCGTGAGCGTACTTCGTTCAGACAACATTGGCAAGCAGTGTTTTGTCAAACACAGGAATGA GTGGCAGCCACTCGAAACGAGGGAATCCCTGGAAATGTACACGCTCGCCTTGGAACACAGCGACCTCACGTTAAACCCCGTGGGAAAAAACCCGGAGTGCTATCGCATCTACGAAGCTGCCTCCTACGGTTCTGTCCCGGTGGTTGAAGACAGACTCGTCTCGTCCCAGTGTGCAACGGCGGAGGATGGCGGACCGTTGAGGCTTCTCAAGAAGTACGGTGCTCCATTCGTGTACGTTCGGAATTGGACGGTGGAGCTGCCGCGTGTCCTAGAAAGGGAGAGGAGGCTATCCGTGCAAGAGAAAGTGAAACGCCGGAGGAACTTGATTGCCTGGTATGAAGGCTTCAAGCGAAGCATGAAAGAAGAACTAGTTAAAGTGATACAGTGGAAGTTTTTTGACAAAGCTTTGTGA